One part of the Alistipes onderdonkii genome encodes these proteins:
- a CDS encoding DUF5723 family protein — translation MKKIYAFLFTLLLASGAAAQNPTAYFMEGSTLRSQLNPAFAPLRGYVNIPGLGGLDINVSGNLSIDKILYPRNGKLVTLLDSSVSTADALSGLKADNLLGFDTRVNLIGFGAFTRNHKNFWSFDLNARVTTDATLPYSLFDFLKRGNSGDISDIGITADSYLEAGFNYSFPLLDDKLYIGVRAKFLMGVARARMYFSQFNVSHNEERWLINAAGGLDITAAGLDVTTELNEHGEEVYKMDDINLKPTSPAGYGFAVDLGATYDILPNLQASLAVNDLGFISWSKNKNVTGYSAKELSFTGVTVTEDGTESPDFDIDVLEFHKGTAKSVSRMLRASINAGLEYEVWRHKIGIGLLYTARVWEYKTLHNITGSVNFHPIRWFTVTGSYSVIDNRGGAVGLALNLNPSWINFYLATDIVTAKHTPQFIPIKQSIMNVTLGIGVPIGRRSHRIAAYVYDKDRR, via the coding sequence ATGAAAAAAATATACGCATTCCTCTTCACGCTGCTGCTGGCATCAGGCGCCGCGGCACAGAACCCGACGGCATATTTCATGGAGGGGTCGACCCTCCGCAGCCAGCTCAACCCGGCCTTCGCCCCCTTACGCGGCTATGTCAACATCCCCGGGCTGGGCGGACTGGACATCAACGTGAGCGGCAACCTCTCGATCGACAAAATACTCTATCCGCGCAACGGAAAACTCGTCACGCTGCTCGACAGCTCCGTATCGACGGCCGACGCCCTTTCGGGACTCAAAGCCGACAACCTCCTGGGTTTCGACACGCGCGTGAACCTCATCGGGTTCGGCGCCTTCACCCGCAACCACAAAAATTTCTGGTCGTTCGACCTCAACGCCCGCGTCACGACCGACGCCACCCTGCCCTACTCGCTCTTCGACTTCCTGAAGCGCGGCAACAGCGGTGACATCAGCGACATCGGCATCACGGCCGACAGCTATCTCGAAGCAGGGTTCAACTACTCTTTCCCGCTGCTCGACGACAAATTATACATCGGTGTGCGGGCAAAATTCCTGATGGGCGTGGCACGTGCACGGATGTACTTCTCGCAATTCAACGTGTCGCACAACGAAGAACGCTGGCTGATCAACGCAGCCGGCGGGCTGGACATCACGGCCGCAGGACTCGACGTGACGACCGAACTCAACGAGCACGGCGAAGAGGTCTACAAGATGGACGACATCAACCTCAAGCCCACCTCGCCCGCCGGTTACGGCTTCGCGGTCGACCTCGGGGCTACGTACGACATCCTGCCCAACCTGCAGGCATCGCTGGCGGTGAACGACCTGGGCTTCATCAGCTGGAGCAAGAACAAGAACGTAACGGGTTATTCGGCGAAGGAGCTCTCCTTCACGGGCGTGACGGTCACCGAGGACGGCACCGAGTCGCCCGACTTCGACATCGACGTACTGGAGTTCCACAAGGGCACGGCCAAGAGCGTATCGCGTATGCTGCGCGCCTCGATCAACGCAGGCCTCGAATACGAAGTATGGCGCCATAAGATCGGCATCGGCCTGTTGTATACGGCCCGCGTGTGGGAGTACAAGACCCTGCACAACATCACCGGGTCGGTCAATTTCCACCCGATCCGCTGGTTCACCGTCACGGGCAGCTATTCGGTGATCGACAACCGCGGCGGCGCCGTGGGGCTGGCGCTGAACCTGAACCCCAGCTGGATCAATTTCTACCTTGCCACGGACATCGTCACGGCCAAGCATACGCCCCAGTTCATCCCCATCAAGCAGAGCATCATGAACGTCACACTGGGCATCGGCGTACCGATCGGCAGGCGCAGCCACCGTATCGCGGCCTATGTGTACGACAAGGATCGGCGGTAA
- a CDS encoding patatin-like phospholipase family protein has protein sequence MKKRRAALVLAGGGARGVAHIGAIEELESQGFEVHAVAGTSMGALVGGMYASGHLEAFKEWMYTLDKYKVFGLVDFALSTEGLVKGDRVMRAMKELVPDVKIEKMPLPFAAVAADLLTGREVVLDRGGLYDAIRASISIPSVFRPVRRGNQVLVDGGTVNPLPLNRVRREPGDVLVAVDVSAPFSEEMAVRSKASLNYYKVITASSEIMQQHIARLMCKIYKPDLLIEMPADRFGIFEFYRAREIVEAGRLATRAALEQSLVEAG, from the coding sequence ATGAAAAAAAGAAGGGCTGCGCTGGTGCTTGCGGGCGGCGGCGCGCGTGGGGTTGCCCATATCGGGGCGATCGAGGAGTTGGAGAGTCAGGGATTCGAGGTGCATGCCGTGGCCGGCACTTCGATGGGGGCGTTGGTCGGGGGCATGTATGCTTCCGGGCATCTCGAAGCGTTCAAGGAGTGGATGTATACGCTCGACAAGTATAAGGTTTTCGGGCTGGTCGATTTTGCGCTGAGCACCGAGGGGCTCGTCAAGGGCGACCGCGTGATGCGGGCCATGAAGGAGCTGGTGCCCGACGTGAAGATCGAGAAGATGCCGCTGCCGTTCGCCGCGGTTGCCGCCGACCTGCTGACGGGGCGCGAAGTCGTGCTCGACAGGGGAGGCTTGTACGATGCCATCCGGGCATCTATTTCCATCCCGTCGGTGTTCCGTCCCGTACGCCGGGGAAACCAGGTGCTGGTCGACGGCGGTACGGTCAATCCGCTGCCGCTGAACCGGGTGCGCCGTGAACCGGGCGACGTCCTGGTCGCCGTGGATGTGAGCGCGCCGTTCTCGGAGGAGATGGCCGTCCGCAGCAAGGCTTCGCTGAATTATTATAAGGTGATTACCGCCTCGTCGGAGATCATGCAGCAGCATATCGCGCGCCTGATGTGTAAGATTTACAAGCCTGACCTGCTGATAGAAATGCCTGCCGACCGTTTCGGGATTTTTGAATTCTACCGTGCCCGGGAAATTGTCGAGGCCGGGCGTTTGGCGACGCGTGCCGCACTGGAGCAAAGTCTCGTCGAAGCGGGATAG
- a CDS encoding DUF169 domain-containing protein, whose amino-acid sequence MQTGEFIAAFREAFGPVPELPLLFRYTDEPLRPVEKVGGCFFKVLAQARGGQPVGLNASNIGCGGGKFYTGFSPMPEFVPQFVSLRERYKQTPEMVLEFIAALDLRPAPKAWIEFVRVDAAGTFEGAEGVLFFATPDVLAGLVTWAGFDNDAPDAVAAPFGSGCSTVVSQAVRENRNGGHRCFLGLFDPSVRPWVGADELCFVIPMSRFAGMCGTMRASCLFGTHAWDKVRERINNVNL is encoded by the coding sequence ATGCAGACAGGAGAATTTATCGCCGCTTTCCGCGAGGCTTTCGGCCCGGTGCCGGAGCTGCCCTTGCTGTTCCGCTATACGGACGAACCGCTGCGCCCCGTCGAAAAGGTCGGCGGGTGTTTTTTCAAGGTGTTGGCCCAGGCGCGGGGCGGGCAGCCCGTGGGGCTCAACGCCTCGAATATCGGTTGCGGAGGCGGCAAGTTCTATACGGGTTTCAGCCCCATGCCGGAATTCGTCCCGCAGTTCGTCTCGCTCAGGGAGCGCTATAAGCAGACGCCCGAGATGGTGCTGGAATTCATCGCTGCACTCGATCTGCGGCCGGCGCCGAAGGCGTGGATCGAGTTCGTACGTGTGGATGCGGCGGGGACGTTCGAAGGGGCGGAAGGCGTGCTATTCTTCGCTACGCCCGACGTGTTGGCGGGGCTCGTGACATGGGCCGGGTTCGACAACGACGCCCCGGATGCCGTTGCGGCGCCGTTCGGCTCGGGATGCAGTACCGTGGTGTCGCAGGCCGTGCGGGAAAACCGCAACGGCGGCCACAGATGTTTCCTGGGGCTGTTCGACCCTTCGGTGCGCCCATGGGTCGGTGCGGACGAATTGTGTTTCGTCATCCCGATGTCGCGTTTTGCCGGGATGTGCGGCACGATGCGTGCAAGCTGCCTGTTCGGAACCCATGCGTGGGATAAAGTCCGCGAGCGGATTAACAACGTGAATTTATGA
- a CDS encoding 5-formyltetrahydrofolate cyclo-ligase, producing MTKKELRAAMKKQNLSLSPEERAAASGRIFRRVAESGPFGTARCVAFFCALPDEPATEEALVRWGSAKRIVVPRVGGDAMRFFDYAPGALRAGAFGIAEPDVDAEPCEPSEIDLIVVPGTAFTQAGARMGRGRGYYDKYLSQPGFRGVKVGVCYAHQLVGELPVEPHDVFMDYVITDG from the coding sequence ATGACTAAAAAAGAGCTGCGTGCAGCGATGAAAAAACAGAACCTGTCCCTCTCCCCCGAAGAACGTGCGGCGGCTTCCGGGCGGATCTTCCGCCGGGTGGCGGAATCGGGGCCTTTCGGGACGGCGCGGTGCGTGGCGTTTTTCTGCGCCCTGCCCGACGAACCCGCGACGGAGGAGGCGCTCGTCCGGTGGGGTTCGGCCAAGCGGATCGTCGTCCCCCGGGTCGGGGGCGACGCGATGCGGTTCTTCGATTACGCACCCGGGGCACTCCGTGCGGGGGCATTCGGGATCGCCGAACCGGACGTGGACGCTGAGCCGTGCGAACCGTCCGAAATAGATTTGATCGTCGTCCCGGGGACGGCCTTTACGCAAGCCGGCGCCCGCATGGGCCGCGGCCGCGGGTATTACGACAAATACCTCTCGCAGCCCGGGTTCCGGGGCGTGAAAGTCGGGGTTTGCTATGCCCACCAGCTGGTCGGGGAACTGCCCGTCGAGCCGCACGACGTATTTATGGATTATGTAATTACAGACGGATGA
- a CDS encoding succinate dehydrogenase/fumarate reductase cytochrome b subunit, producing the protein MSCFLSNSSLGKKLVMSVTGCFLVLFLLFHMSMNIVAIISPEAYNMICALLGANWYALAGTLVLAAGVVIHFIYAVILTLENRKARGSQRYAVTVVEPGVKWASKNMLVLGFIILGGLALHLFNFWAKMQLVEIMGGHENSLGFGAADGASLIAYTFSQWYYVVIYLVWFFALWFHLTHGVWSMFQTVGWANDTWYPRLKCIANIVATIIFLGFAAVVVVYFIKSICPCCAGAC; encoded by the coding sequence ATGAGCTGTTTTTTATCTAATTCCTCGCTCGGCAAGAAGTTGGTGATGAGCGTGACGGGGTGCTTCCTCGTGCTCTTTCTCCTCTTCCACATGTCCATGAACATCGTGGCGATCATCTCGCCCGAGGCTTACAACATGATCTGCGCGCTGCTGGGTGCCAACTGGTATGCATTGGCAGGCACCCTCGTACTGGCGGCAGGCGTGGTCATCCACTTCATCTACGCCGTCATCCTGACGCTCGAAAACCGCAAGGCCCGCGGCTCGCAGCGTTACGCCGTAACGGTCGTGGAGCCGGGTGTGAAATGGGCTTCGAAAAACATGCTCGTGCTGGGCTTCATCATCCTGGGCGGCCTGGCCCTCCACCTGTTCAACTTCTGGGCTAAAATGCAGCTCGTCGAAATCATGGGCGGCCACGAGAACTCGCTGGGCTTCGGCGCTGCCGACGGCGCTTCGCTGATCGCCTACACCTTCTCGCAGTGGTATTACGTGGTGATCTACCTCGTGTGGTTCTTCGCCCTCTGGTTCCACCTCACGCACGGCGTATGGTCGATGTTCCAGACCGTGGGCTGGGCCAACGACACGTGGTATCCCCGCCTGAAATGCATCGCCAATATCGTAGCGACGATCATCTTCCTCGGCTTTGCCGCCGTCGTGGTGGTTTACTTCATCAAGAGCATCTGCCCCTGCTGCGCAGGCGCCTGCTAA
- a CDS encoding fumarate reductase/succinate dehydrogenase flavoprotein subunit: MALKLDAKIPAGALEEKWSNHKAAIKVVSPANKRKLDIIIVGTGLGGASAAASLGELGYNVKVFCIQDSPRRAHSIAAQGGINAAKNYQNDNDSVYRLFYDTIKGGDYRAREANVYRLAEVSNLIIDQCVAQGVPFAREYGGLLANRSFGGAQVSRTFYARGQTGQQLLLGAYSVLNKEIAAGTVKSYPRHEMLDIVIEDGEAKGIIARNLVTGEIERHGAHAVVIATGGYGNVFFLSTNAMASNGSAAFQCYRKGAGFANPCFTQIHPTCIPVHGDQQSKLTLMSESLRNDGRIWVPKKLEDVKAIRSGAKKPSDIAEEDRDYYLERRYPAFGNLVPRDVASRAAKERCDAGFGVNETGLAVFLDFKTAIERLGKDIIKQRYGNLFDMYEEITDVSPYEQPMQIFPAVHYTMGGIWVDYNLMTTIPGLYAIGEANFSDHGANRLGASALMQGLADGYFVLPYTIGDYLSHKIQAPKVKTDTKAFDQAEKEVKEKIAKLLSIGGKQSVDDIHKKLGHIMWENVGMARTKESLEKAITEIQALRKEFWKDVKVVGKENDFNVELEKALRLADFLELGELMARDALNREESCGGHFRTEHQTEEGEAKRDDEHFVYAAVWEYKGEDAAPELTKEPLNFEFVHPAQRNYKD, encoded by the coding sequence ATGGCTTTAAAATTAGATGCTAAAATCCCTGCCGGCGCCCTCGAAGAAAAATGGAGCAACCACAAGGCAGCTATCAAGGTCGTAAGCCCCGCAAACAAGCGCAAGCTCGACATCATCATCGTCGGAACCGGTCTGGGCGGTGCTTCCGCCGCCGCTTCGCTCGGTGAACTCGGATATAACGTAAAGGTATTCTGCATCCAGGATTCGCCCCGCCGCGCGCACTCGATCGCCGCACAGGGCGGTATCAACGCTGCGAAGAACTACCAGAACGACAACGACTCGGTATACCGCCTGTTCTACGATACGATCAAGGGCGGCGACTACCGTGCACGCGAAGCCAACGTATACCGCCTGGCGGAGGTTTCCAACCTCATCATCGACCAGTGCGTGGCCCAGGGCGTACCTTTCGCACGCGAATACGGCGGCCTGCTGGCCAACCGCTCGTTCGGCGGCGCACAGGTATCGCGTACGTTCTATGCCCGCGGCCAGACGGGCCAGCAGCTCCTGCTGGGCGCTTATTCGGTACTCAACAAGGAGATCGCAGCCGGCACGGTGAAAAGCTATCCGCGCCATGAAATGCTCGACATCGTCATCGAGGACGGCGAGGCAAAGGGTATCATCGCCCGCAACCTCGTCACCGGTGAGATCGAGCGCCACGGTGCACACGCCGTGGTGATCGCCACGGGCGGATACGGCAACGTATTCTTCCTTTCGACCAACGCCATGGCATCGAACGGTTCGGCCGCATTCCAGTGCTACCGCAAGGGCGCCGGCTTCGCCAACCCCTGCTTCACGCAAATCCACCCGACCTGCATCCCCGTACACGGCGACCAGCAGTCGAAGCTGACGCTCATGTCGGAGTCGCTGCGTAACGACGGCCGTATCTGGGTTCCCAAGAAACTCGAAGACGTGAAGGCCATCCGCTCGGGTGCCAAGAAACCGTCGGACATCGCCGAAGAAGACCGCGACTACTACCTGGAGCGCCGTTACCCGGCCTTCGGTAACCTCGTGCCGCGCGACGTGGCTTCGCGTGCCGCCAAGGAGCGCTGCGACGCAGGCTTCGGCGTGAACGAAACGGGGCTGGCCGTATTCCTCGACTTCAAGACCGCCATCGAGCGTCTGGGCAAGGACATCATCAAGCAACGCTACGGCAACCTGTTCGACATGTACGAGGAGATCACCGACGTGAGCCCCTACGAGCAGCCGATGCAGATCTTCCCGGCCGTGCACTATACCATGGGCGGCATCTGGGTCGACTACAACCTGATGACCACCATCCCCGGCCTGTATGCCATCGGCGAGGCCAACTTCTCCGACCACGGTGCCAACCGCCTCGGCGCCTCGGCGCTGATGCAGGGTCTGGCCGACGGTTATTTCGTACTGCCCTACACCATCGGCGACTACCTCTCGCACAAGATCCAGGCTCCGAAGGTGAAGACCGACACCAAGGCCTTCGACCAGGCTGAGAAGGAAGTCAAGGAGAAGATCGCCAAACTGCTCTCGATAGGCGGCAAGCAATCGGTGGACGATATTCACAAGAAACTCGGCCACATCATGTGGGAGAACGTCGGCATGGCCCGCACCAAGGAGTCGCTCGAAAAGGCGATCACCGAGATCCAGGCACTGCGCAAGGAGTTCTGGAAGGACGTGAAGGTCGTAGGCAAGGAAAACGACTTCAACGTCGAGTTGGAAAAGGCGCTCCGCCTGGCCGATTTCCTGGAACTGGGCGAGCTGATGGCCCGCGACGCACTCAACCGCGAGGAGTCGTGCGGCGGTCACTTCCGCACGGAGCACCAGACCGAGGAAGGCGAGGCCAAGCGCGACGACGAGCACTTCGTATATGCCGCCGTATGGGAGTACAAGGGCGAGGACGCAGCCCCCGAGCTGACGAAAGAACCGCTGAACTTCGAGTTCGTACACCCCGCACAGCGCAACTACAAAGACTAA
- a CDS encoding succinate dehydrogenase/fumarate reductase iron-sulfur subunit — protein MNFTLKIWRQKDAKAKGGFETYKVENISADTSFLEMLDILNNNLIHEGKEPVAFDHDCREGICGMCSLHIDGHAHGPSQAVTTCQIYMRKFKDGATITIEPWRSAAFPVIKDLVVNRSSYDQILQAGGFISVRTNSVPDGNAIPIPKPDADESMDAAACVGCGACAATCKNGSAMLFVAARVSSLAKLPQGRVEGARRAKAMVAKMDELGFGNCTNTGACQAECPKSISIAHIARLNREFLSAKFED, from the coding sequence ATGAATTTTACATTAAAGATATGGCGTCAAAAGGACGCTAAAGCAAAGGGTGGTTTCGAAACTTACAAAGTCGAAAACATCTCGGCCGACACCTCGTTCCTCGAGATGCTCGACATCCTGAATAACAACCTGATCCACGAGGGCAAGGAGCCCGTGGCATTCGACCACGACTGCCGCGAAGGTATCTGCGGCATGTGCTCGCTGCACATCGACGGCCATGCCCACGGCCCGAGCCAGGCGGTCACGACCTGCCAGATCTACATGCGCAAGTTCAAGGACGGTGCGACCATCACCATCGAGCCCTGGCGCTCGGCGGCGTTCCCCGTCATCAAAGACCTCGTGGTGAACCGTTCGTCGTACGACCAGATTCTGCAGGCGGGAGGTTTCATTTCGGTACGCACCAACTCGGTGCCCGACGGCAACGCCATTCCGATTCCGAAGCCCGATGCCGACGAGTCGATGGATGCCGCAGCATGCGTAGGCTGCGGAGCCTGTGCCGCGACCTGCAAGAACGGTTCGGCCATGCTCTTCGTCGCTGCCCGCGTATCGTCGCTCGCCAAGCTGCCGCAGGGCCGCGTGGAGGGTGCACGCCGCGCCAAGGCGATGGTCGCCAAGATGGACGAACTGGGCTTCGGCAACTGTACCAACACGGGTGCCTGCCAGGCCGAGTGCCCCAAGTCGATCTCCATCGCGCACATCGCACGTCTGAACCGCGAATTCCTCTCGGCAAAATTCGAGGACTAA
- a CDS encoding DUF4252 domain-containing protein yields the protein MKRILLIMTLSLFLPNLVSAQSSFMNDFFKRYETAEGFSSVSLGAKMMQTMSRQAAEHGDKGLAVLLEDIQYIRIVALAGGDGEQLVRDAEAAVASERKFREAASTTEDGQTTKFYIRETALAVKSELVMITYGAKETVVVNIYGVFDLKQIARLSSIRPQ from the coding sequence ATGAAACGAATATTGCTGATAATGACCCTCAGTCTGTTCCTGCCGAACCTCGTGTCGGCACAAAGCAGCTTTATGAACGATTTTTTCAAACGCTATGAGACTGCCGAAGGGTTTAGCAGCGTGTCGCTGGGGGCGAAGATGATGCAGACGATGAGCCGCCAGGCCGCAGAGCACGGGGATAAGGGGCTTGCCGTATTGCTGGAGGACATCCAGTATATCCGTATCGTCGCCCTCGCGGGCGGGGACGGCGAACAGCTGGTGCGCGATGCCGAAGCCGCAGTCGCTTCCGAGCGGAAATTCCGGGAAGCAGCCTCCACTACGGAGGACGGGCAGACCACGAAGTTCTATATCCGGGAAACTGCCTTGGCGGTCAAGTCCGAGCTGGTGATGATTACCTATGGTGCGAAGGAAACCGTCGTGGTGAACATCTATGGCGTGTTCGACCTCAAGCAGATAGCGCGGCTTTCGTCGATCCGCCCGCAATAA
- a CDS encoding outer membrane beta-barrel protein: protein MNKLYAILGVLLLTVSSVSAQKSGTDSRRASSGESVAIETITRDSLGIDTLRRIDAVDNGLLTLRSGGRDGSMMLEVAGFGLRLGQTPMQKMETKLAPFQFKAITDMELGFTQLTGVDYAGYTPQEEGFLDQKLGSSFHFSFSVVQMRLLLNRSRTLSLGLGLQYTLDNIRFADSGITLDNVGRRLMPVVLDEPADKSKVVTSSLGIPVRLIYEPVRHFRISAVAYSDFMLGADAIYKKPKEKHSLSGFRTYQFGVGVSVSYYGLGFYTRYGITPLFKSGAGPDCHAVSFGIVCLL from the coding sequence GTTTCCTCCGTGTCGGCGCAAAAATCCGGGACTGATAGCCGTCGCGCTTCGTCCGGGGAGAGCGTGGCTATCGAAACAATTACGCGCGACTCGCTGGGCATCGACACGCTGCGGCGTATCGACGCGGTCGACAACGGCCTGCTGACCCTGCGCAGCGGCGGTCGTGACGGTAGTATGATGCTTGAAGTGGCCGGATTCGGGCTCAGGCTGGGGCAGACCCCGATGCAGAAAATGGAAACGAAATTAGCTCCGTTCCAATTCAAGGCGATCACCGACATGGAATTGGGTTTCACGCAGTTGACCGGAGTCGATTATGCCGGTTATACCCCTCAGGAAGAGGGGTTCCTCGACCAGAAACTCGGATCGTCGTTCCATTTCAGCTTCTCGGTCGTGCAGATGCGTTTGCTGCTGAACCGTAGCCGTACGCTCAGCCTCGGCCTCGGACTGCAATATACGCTCGACAACATCCGCTTTGCCGATTCGGGCATCACGCTCGACAATGTTGGCAGGCGCCTTATGCCGGTGGTGCTGGATGAACCTGCCGACAAGTCGAAGGTCGTCACTTCGTCGCTCGGTATTCCCGTGCGGCTGATATACGAGCCTGTAAGGCACTTCCGTATTTCGGCTGTCGCCTATTCCGATTTCATGTTGGGGGCGGATGCCATCTATAAGAAGCCTAAGGAGAAGCACAGCCTGTCCGGATTCCGTACGTACCAGTTCGGCGTCGGCGTTTCGGTTTCTTACTATGGATTGGGTTTTTATACGCGTTACGGCATCACGCCGCTGTTTAAGAGCGGTGCTGGCCCCGATTGCCATGCTGTTTCGTTTGGAATCGTATGTTTATTATAA